TCGAGAATTTCAATTTGATGGGTAAGATCCAAATAGGTTGTCGGCTCATCCAACAAGATGACATCCGTTTCTTGCGCAAGCGTCATCGCAATCCATGCACGCTGACGCTGTCCACCTGATAGGGAATCGACTGTTCTTTCTGCAAATTCTTCCATTCCTGTTGCACGAAGCGAATCCCAAACTACTTTTTCATCATGTTCCGACCATTGCTTTAACCATGATTGATACGGGTAGCGGCCTTGTTTTACCAGTTGCAGCACCGATAAGCCTTCCGGTGCAGTCGGTCCTTGTGGAAGAATGGCAAGTTGCTTGGCAATGTCCTTTGTGGATTGGCCGGAAATTGCCTTTCCTTCAAGGAGCACATTTCCTTCTCTAGGCTTTAACAAACGAGCAAGTGAACGGAGCAAGGTGGATTTCCCACAGCCATTTCCACCGATAAAGACCGTAATCTCCCCTTTTGGGATTTGCAGATCTAATTCCTCAATAATGATGGATTCACCATAGGATAATGTAAGTGACTGGGTTTCTAAAGCATTCATGTTACTTCCACCTCTCGTTAAGAATTTCTCGTTTTATAAAGTAGATAAATAAAATACGGTGCTCCTATTGATGCAGTAAATACGCCGGCCGGAATTTCAAGTGGCGAAAATAAGGTTCTGCCTATTAAATCAGCCAACATGACAAGAAAGGCTCCAATTAATGCGGAAGTGGGAATCAGTACGCCAAACGAGGAGCCAACAAGCCTGCGTGCGATATGAGGAGCCATCAGCCCTACAAATCCGATTCCTCCTGCAAATGCAACCGCGCCGCCTGTCAGTGCCGTACTCAGGAAAAGCAAGCCCATTCGGTGTTTGTTGACGGCACCACCTACACCTGTTGCGACTTCATCTCCAAGTTCTTGTATATTTAATTGTCTTACTGCCATAAAGCTGACAATGACAAGTAAGACAGTCCAAGGTAATAAAATTTTAACATGACTCCAGTTTGAGCCATACACCGTACCCGTAATCCAGATGTTCGCTTGGCTTGCACGATAGATCGGACCAAGTAACATAAACAATGTTGTTAAAGCTTGCATCAGTGTGGAAATACCTATTCCAATCAAGACAAGTCTGATTGGAGATAAACCGTTTTTCCATGCAAGCGAATATACAATGATTGCGATAGTCGTCGCACCGACAAATGCGCTTAATGGAAGCCACTGAATGCTAACGGTCAACGAATTATTGCTGTCGCTGAAAAGAGCGAGAAACAGGACAACCGCTGTCGATGCCCCACCAGTCAATCCTATAATATCAGGAGATGCAAGTGGATTCCGAATTATGCCCTGTAAAATGGCTCCGGCTACCGCTAGAGAAATTCCGACAAGTAAAGCGATGATGATTCTCGGCAGGCGGAAAGATTCAACAACTAGTGTTTCCATGGAATCTCCTTGGCCCAAGAATACTTTTATAACATTCCATGGAGAGATTTTCATATCCCCCATACCTGTACTTAAAATAAACAACACTATGACTGCGAGCGCTAACCCAAAAATAGTAAGTATCGCTTTTTTATCCATAAAGAAGGATAAGCGCCCTTTGCCAAGTCGAAACGTTTTATAATTCTTCATTTTCCGTGGAACCCCCTTCTCGCGATATAGATAAAGAATGGAGTTCCAATTACAGCTGTCATGACTCCGACAGGTACCTCTTGCGGCATAATCACATAACGCGCTCCTATATCGGCTATAAGCAGAAGAATGCCTCCGAGTAGACCGCAGTAGGGAGCCAGCCAGCGATGATCGGTGCCGACCAGATATCTCGCAACATGCGGGATAACTATTCCGATGAAAACAATTGGTCCCGCTATCGCGACCGATCCCCCTGCAAGCAAGATGATAATGATCGCGGCCGTTATTTTTAGAAAGCCGATTTTCACACCAAGGCTTGTTGCGACGTCATCCCCCATTGCAAGCAGGTTAATCTTTTTTCCGATGAAAAAGGAGGCAAACCATGCAACTGCAATATAAGGAAGTACAGCATACACCATATCAAGACTTCTGCCCTGAACAGAACCTGCCAACCAGAAAAGCACTTGATCAAGAGCCGTCTCGTTCACAACGAGCAACCCCTGTGTAAGTGAGGAGAACATAGCAGCAAAAGCCGCCCCGGCAAGTGTCAGTTTCATCGGAGTCAAGCCTTCACGCCCAATTGATCCGATAAAATAAACCGCAAACGCAGCAAGGGCTGCACCGGCAAAAGCTAGCCATGTGTAGGTTTGTAGAGATGTCACAGAAAAGAAAGAAACCGCGACTACCACAAAAAAGCTAGCTCCGGCGTTGATGCCGAAAATCCCAGGGGAAGCCAACGGATTTTTGGTAAGTGCCTGCATCCAAAGTCCTGCAATCGCTAAGCTCCCGCCTACCACTGCAGCAATGATTGCCCGCGGCAGACGTACTGATTGAACAATAATATGTTCATTCGAACCGTCGAAATTGCGGAATGCGTCGATTGCAAGCGAAAAGCTTGTATCTGTATATCCATATATGATGCTCGCCACAAAACTGAGTAATAATAGAAGAAACCCGATTAATAATCCAAATACTTTGTGGGTATTTTTACGAAGTAGCATAATGTGTACCTTCAATCTATATAACTTTTTATCTATATACAAGTTTAGGAGAATTAGGAGGAAGTGTCAATGACTTTGAAAATCATTCTCATAAAAGTATTGACAACTATTCTCGTCAGGAGTACTATTTATCTTGTGAATGAAAATCATTATCATTAATATACGGGGGCTACATATTATGTTGAAAAACAAAAAGCTTTTTTCATTATTTTTACTTACTTTAATTACATCGCTTGTTTTAGCTGCTTGTTCCGGCAATAATGGCAATAATGCAGGGCAAGAAGAAGATGCTTCAGGTGATACTCCAACGGAAGACACTTCTTATGAAGTAGAGCATGCAATGGGTACAGAAACAATTGAAGGTACACCAGAAAAGGTAGTTATTCTTACAAACGAAGGTACAGAAGCATTACTTGCAATGGGTGTAAAACCTGTCGGAGCTGTTCAATCTTGGTTAGGCGACACTTGGTATGATCATATCAAGTCTGACATGGAAGGCGTAGAAGTTGTTGGTACGGAAAGTGCGGTAAACCTAGAAGCAATCGCGGCTTTAGAGCCTGATTTGATTATCGGTAACAAACTTCGTCAAGAAGATGTATATGAGCAATTAGATGCGATTGCACCAACTGTTTTTGCTGAAACGCTAAAAGGTGACTGGAAAGAGAACTTCCAACTTTACGCAAAAGCATTGAATAAAGAAGAAGAAGGTAAAAAAGTAATGGACGACTTTGATGCACGTGTTGCAGAGATGAGCGAAGAACTTGGTGAAAAGAAAGAGCAAGAAGTTTCTATCGTCCGCTTCACAGCTGGAGATGTTCGTATCTATCAAAAAGATTCATTTTCAGGTATTATTTTGGATCAATTAGGCTTTGCACGTCCGGAATCTCAAGATGTGAATGAATTTGCTTTGACAGGAGTAACAAAAGAGAGTATTCCTCAAATGGACGGAGACGTTCTATTCCACTTCTCTTATGAAACTGGTGACGGAGAAGCAACAAAGATCAAGGATGAGTGGTTAGAAGATCCATTGTTTAATAACCTTGAAGTTGCGCAGGCTGGAAATGTCCATGAAGTAAGTGACGCAGTATGGAACACTGCTGGTGGCGTACTTGCTGCAAACATCATGCTGGATGATATTGAAGAGGTATTTTTAGGGGAAGAATAATACAGTTGGAGCTGGCACTTAACTTGTGCCCGCTCTTTTTTTATCCATTAAAAAAGAGCGGACCCGAAAGCCCCCTCCACCTGTCTATTTAATTTCGCTTCTCTCCACTTCATTACCTTCCGTATCTTTCACCACTACTGTCAAAGTGTAGCGTTGACCATTGTGGTTAGCAGGAATCGCAACTTCTGTGCTGAACACTTCTTCACTCTCGCCTGTCACTTCATACTCTTCTTCAGAAGAATGTTTAACTCTGCCATGCTTGTCCACCAATTCAACAGAAACCGTAAACTCACGCGCGTCACGAACATGATTGGCGATTGTTGTTTTAATGGTTACATCTGATTTCCTCTGAAGCTTTTTCAGTTCTTTTCCTTTCGAGTCCAAGAACTGATTGGAAGCAGTGTATTTCACTTCCGGCTCCTCGTAGGAATCGGATTCTACAATATCATCCACAGAGCGTGGTTTAAGTTGAATTGTTTCATTGAAAATGCTTGAGATACCCGTAATTGTAACTGTATCGCCGTTTTCAAAAGCGAAGTCGCTAAACTTCAGTCCAGTTCGGTTATCCACACGAACTAATACGGATTCTCCATCTTTTGTTGCATTGAACTCAAATGTTCCATAATTATTTACTTCTTCCAAATTAGAAATTTCTACTCCTTCGATGGAAACTAATTCACTCTCGTTCCCACTTCCCAGCTCTACAGGAGTTAACACCTGCGCAGCCGGTACTTCAGCAGTACCAGTCTTTTCAAATGCACTTAAAGAAGAGATTTGGAACTCTCCATTATAAGCCCCGACAGTACCTGTTATTTTTACTACATCACCTGGAACAACATCCTCAGCGTCTTGGAATACGTATGTTCCGGCTGTTTCATCCTGTACATAAAAACCTTTAGAGCCCCATGCACCTGAAGTTGTCGTAACCACACCTTCAATAGATACCACACTGCCGTTTGCAGCTTCTCTAGCTTCAGCAATCGTCACTGTACCAATGTCACTACCCGGTTCGCCTACTTCAGAAATTCGACCTTCGGCTACATAATTGATCGGGCCGTCAAAACTGCGAACAAAGTTAACTGTAGCTTCTAAATCTTCCGGTCCTGTCACAGCATTTTTGCCAAGCTCGCCGATTGGGCGATATTTGCTTCCTTGTGACGTTGCCATAAAGTTATTAACAGCAATGCTATATGTCGCTTCTTTGTCAATTGGTGTTCCATCAGGTAGAGTAATTTCCACTACTTTATAGGTTGCTCCATCCCATGTATAGTTAAATCCAGCAATACTGTAATCCGGACCATAATTAGGATCGATTTGAGCATTCAAAATAGTGTAAAGGTCTGCACCTTTAATATCAAGCTTCATTAACACGTTGTTGAATGGCTGGATATTGAACAGTTCACCCCAAGTGATGTCTCCTTGATTTAAATTGTCACGGATTCCTCCACCATTCATCAAGGCAAAGTCAGCATCCATTTCTGCTGCCATACCGTCTGCAATCAAGTTTCCTAGAGCATTATCGCCAACTTCTCCGCGAACGCCATATCCACCTTCCATGGCAACTTCTGCAACACCAATCACTTCATTTAGAATTGGTGCAATACGATTTTCATAGTTTGTCAGAATGTCAGATACTACTGGGTCTGCATCCATTTTACTTTGGTCTACAAATACAATTTCCGCTTCCTTGTTTACGATGTCGCCTGTCTCAGGGTCAATCTCAAGGTCTACTGCTGAAAAAGCTTTTCCGTAATCCAATGCTTGGACAATCAATTTATTGTCGACCATTGCATCTACTATTTCGTGGTTGTGTGCAGCAAAAATAACGTCTACTTCATCGTCCACATTATTCGCAAGATCTGCCGCATCACCAGTGGCTGTATCTCCTGATTGAGATGCCGGCATATGAGAAAGGACTACAATTGCCTCAATTCCTTGCTCTTTTAATTCTTCTGTTGCATCGTTAACTGCAGTCACTTCATCCGTAAAGGTGATATCCTCGATCCCCTCTGGAATTACCATGTTTAATGTAGCTGTTGTGTTTACCCCGATGAAACCGATTTGTTCTCCGCCAACTTCCAAAATTTCATATGGAGGCAAGAACGTATCACCACTGTCTTTCCAAACGCAGTTGGCACAAACATTAGGGAAGTTCATCCCTTCATAGTCTTCTGTCCCTTTTCCTTCTGGATGGTCTCCACCGTTTACCATACGTAAGAATTCAGTTGTTCCTTCGTCAAACTCATGGTTTCCGACTGTACCAATATCAAATCCGATTTCGTTCATGATCTCCACTACAGGCTCATCTTGTAATAGTGCCGCAACCGGGGAGCTTCCGCCGATCATGTCACCTGCATGTACAATCAATGTGTTGGGATTTTGCTCTCTGCGATCTTTCAGATAAGCAGATACATAATCCATACGGCCTGCCGCTGCAACACCGTAATCTTCTTCCAAATCATAAGTCAGATCAATTTTTCCGTGTAAATCATTTAGTCCTAATAGTTGGACAGATACTAAATCACCAGGAGTAGGATTAGGTTCTTCTTCCTCACCGTCTTCCACTGGAGTGTAACCTGCTGCAAGTGCATCTGTTTCATCCCAGAAGAATACACGTTTCTCAACAGGAACCTCTTCCCATTCTGCAGGCTGTACGTATTCTTTCGTATCAGAGTTCCCAACTGGTTTTGTTAAAGGATTGCCTTCATAACGGGCACGGAAAAATGTTGGAAGCTCCAATAATGGATCTGCTTCATTCCAAATTCCTTTTCCTGCATCTTTCGCAGCTTTCACCGCTTGCTGGTATTCATTATATTCATCAGCAGGACCTACCGGCCAGATGAAATATGTTACCGCATATCCTTCTCTTACCATTTCAAGGTTCGTATTCATTCTATCTTCCTTGCGTAAAACTTGAGCTAGTAATCTACCATAGTTGTCAGTAGGCTCTTCCCCAACTTTAAGGATGACTTCATCCCCTGGTTGAAGGAGAGTCTCCATATAAGCAGTTGCTTCGTTTCCTTTATCCTTTTGGTTCTCATCTAAGTCATTTTTTACAGAATGATACGTTTCCGGAGTATCGATATTCACAAAACGTACGCTTTGGGAACCGAATACCGGAGAAGTAATACGTATCGTATCGCCATCCGTTACTCGCTCTACTACCGCTGGGTATTCTCCTGCTGCACTTGGCGGTTCTGGTTGTTCTTCCGCCAATACGATATCGGAAGCTTTTCTTGGTAAAATTTGATACGTATTATATTGACTAAGGATAGCAGTAATTTCATACCATTTTCCTTCTTCCAATGCATCAATCGCATTAGTACCTTCCATAACACGTAATGTAGTGGAATTAAAATCACTGTCAGTCAATGTTACATTGTATCCGCCGCCAGCCGGTGTGGATGGCTTGCTGGAAACATAACCTGTAACTGTAACAAGTTGGCCCTCTAGAGGTTCAGCAACAGTGTCTGATTGTAACTCTTCAATAGTAACCGCAGTTGGTGCTGGAAGTGTTTCATTCTCTGCTAAAACTTCAATGCCATCTGTGTTCGGCATAATTTCAAGCAGTCCATTATATGCTGCAATCTTCCCTCTAACTTCTATCTTCTGACCTTCCTTTAAATCTGGAAAACCTGATAGACTATTAGAAAACAAATTGATTCCTGCTGTTTCATCCTGTATGTACGTAGATAGTTTTCCGCCGCCGATTGCTGCGTTATCTGCTGTAACTATACCTTGGACGATTACTTCTTGTCCGACATTTTTAGTTCGTGCTTCTTCAAGTGTGATTAATTCTGGTTCTGCTGGAGGTTCAGGCTCTTGTCCACCGTCGATGATGGAAAAATCCGTTGGGCTTTTTAATCCTGGAAGGGTAAAATAATCTTCAAGAGAACCTGTGATCTGTATTTTTGCGTGGTGGTTACCTGGATTGTTCACTAAATTTAGTGTAGTCCGAATTTCGTTATTCGGCAGTTGGACAGGTAACATTTTCGTGATGTCTGTTTCATCTGGAGAATCTGCTAATGCTAGATTGGTAGTCTGTGACCATGGGGCTTCTAAATCAAAATTTGAACTGGAAACGACCGTCCCCACAATATACCCCTCTACATTCGCCGTACCGCTATTATTTGCAATAGCTTCAGCTACCGTAATTGTCGAAGATTGCTCTTCTGCTGCATACGTTGTCAAGTTCAATCCTGGCAAGAAATTTGAGAATGTAATCAAAAACGCCAGTAGAATCATGACAATTCTTTTTGTAAATTGTCTCATTTGCTTTTCCCCCTAATAAAATTGTTGGACATCATACACTTACACAATATACGCGACCTATGTAAAATCATTGTTGTAAAACTGTAAAGCAAGTGTAAAAATTCGATAAAATCTAACATCTCTTCAATTATGCAGGAGGCAAAGCTAGCAGGAAATGCAACTTTATCACTAATTTCAATACAAAATTATACCATTAATATGTCGAAATAATAGGAAAATTTACATAAACGTAATAAAAAGAGTGTGTCATTTATCGACACACTCCTTTAAATAAATTCTTTAATATCGTATATTCTTCCATTTTCGACTCTTCTCGATAATATCAGTTCTAGC
This window of the Sutcliffiella horikoshii genome carries:
- a CDS encoding DUF6359 domain-containing protein, which codes for MRQFTKRIVMILLAFLITFSNFLPGLNLTTYAAEEQSSTITVAEAIANNSGTANVEGYIVGTVVSSSNFDLEAPWSQTTNLALADSPDETDITKMLPVQLPNNEIRTTLNLVNNPGNHHAKIQITGSLEDYFTLPGLKSPTDFSIIDGGQEPEPPAEPELITLEEARTKNVGQEVIVQGIVTADNAAIGGGKLSTYIQDETAGINLFSNSLSGFPDLKEGQKIEVRGKIAAYNGLLEIMPNTDGIEVLAENETLPAPTAVTIEELQSDTVAEPLEGQLVTVTGYVSSKPSTPAGGGYNVTLTDSDFNSTTLRVMEGTNAIDALEEGKWYEITAILSQYNTYQILPRKASDIVLAEEQPEPPSAAGEYPAVVERVTDGDTIRITSPVFGSQSVRFVNIDTPETYHSVKNDLDENQKDKGNEATAYMETLLQPGDEVILKVGEEPTDNYGRLLAQVLRKEDRMNTNLEMVREGYAVTYFIWPVGPADEYNEYQQAVKAAKDAGKGIWNEADPLLELPTFFRARYEGNPLTKPVGNSDTKEYVQPAEWEEVPVEKRVFFWDETDALAAGYTPVEDGEEEEPNPTPGDLVSVQLLGLNDLHGKIDLTYDLEEDYGVAAAGRMDYVSAYLKDRREQNPNTLIVHAGDMIGGSSPVAALLQDEPVVEIMNEIGFDIGTVGNHEFDEGTTEFLRMVNGGDHPEGKGTEDYEGMNFPNVCANCVWKDSGDTFLPPYEILEVGGEQIGFIGVNTTATLNMVIPEGIEDITFTDEVTAVNDATEELKEQGIEAIVVLSHMPASQSGDTATGDAADLANNVDDEVDVIFAAHNHEIVDAMVDNKLIVQALDYGKAFSAVDLEIDPETGDIVNKEAEIVFVDQSKMDADPVVSDILTNYENRIAPILNEVIGVAEVAMEGGYGVRGEVGDNALGNLIADGMAAEMDADFALMNGGGIRDNLNQGDITWGELFNIQPFNNVLMKLDIKGADLYTILNAQIDPNYGPDYSIAGFNYTWDGATYKVVEITLPDGTPIDKEATYSIAVNNFMATSQGSKYRPIGELGKNAVTGPEDLEATVNFVRSFDGPINYVAEGRISEVGEPGSDIGTVTIAEAREAANGSVVSIEGVVTTTSGAWGSKGFYVQDETAGTYVFQDAEDVVPGDVVKITGTVGAYNGEFQISSLSAFEKTGTAEVPAAQVLTPVELGSGNESELVSIEGVEISNLEEVNNYGTFEFNATKDGESVLVRVDNRTGLKFSDFAFENGDTVTITGISSIFNETIQLKPRSVDDIVESDSYEEPEVKYTASNQFLDSKGKELKKLQRKSDVTIKTTIANHVRDAREFTVSVELVDKHGRVKHSSEEEYEVTGESEEVFSTEVAIPANHNGQRYTLTVVVKDTEGNEVERSEIK
- a CDS encoding FecCD family ABC transporter permease — translated: MLLRKNTHKVFGLLIGFLLLLLSFVASIIYGYTDTSFSLAIDAFRNFDGSNEHIIVQSVRLPRAIIAAVVGGSLAIAGLWMQALTKNPLASPGIFGINAGASFFVVVAVSFFSVTSLQTYTWLAFAGAALAAFAVYFIGSIGREGLTPMKLTLAGAAFAAMFSSLTQGLLVVNETALDQVLFWLAGSVQGRSLDMVYAVLPYIAVAWFASFFIGKKINLLAMGDDVATSLGVKIGFLKITAAIIIILLAGGSVAIAGPIVFIGIVIPHVARYLVGTDHRWLAPYCGLLGGILLLIADIGARYVIMPQEVPVGVMTAVIGTPFFIYIARRGFHGK
- a CDS encoding FecCD family ABC transporter permease; this translates as MKNYKTFRLGKGRLSFFMDKKAILTIFGLALAVIVLFILSTGMGDMKISPWNVIKVFLGQGDSMETLVVESFRLPRIIIALLVGISLAVAGAILQGIIRNPLASPDIIGLTGGASTAVVLFLALFSDSNNSLTVSIQWLPLSAFVGATTIAIIVYSLAWKNGLSPIRLVLIGIGISTLMQALTTLFMLLGPIYRASQANIWITGTVYGSNWSHVKILLPWTVLLVIVSFMAVRQLNIQELGDEVATGVGGAVNKHRMGLLFLSTALTGGAVAFAGGIGFVGLMAPHIARRLVGSSFGVLIPTSALIGAFLVMLADLIGRTLFSPLEIPAGVFTASIGAPYFIYLLYKTRNS
- a CDS encoding ABC transporter substrate-binding protein, whose product is MLKNKKLFSLFLLTLITSLVLAACSGNNGNNAGQEEDASGDTPTEDTSYEVEHAMGTETIEGTPEKVVILTNEGTEALLAMGVKPVGAVQSWLGDTWYDHIKSDMEGVEVVGTESAVNLEAIAALEPDLIIGNKLRQEDVYEQLDAIAPTVFAETLKGDWKENFQLYAKALNKEEEGKKVMDDFDARVAEMSEELGEKKEQEVSIVRFTAGDVRIYQKDSFSGIILDQLGFARPESQDVNEFALTGVTKESIPQMDGDVLFHFSYETGDGEATKIKDEWLEDPLFNNLEVAQAGNVHEVSDAVWNTAGGVLAANIMLDDIEEVFLGEE
- a CDS encoding ABC transporter ATP-binding protein, translating into MNALETQSLTLSYGESIIIEELDLQIPKGEITVFIGGNGCGKSTLLRSLARLLKPREGNVLLEGKAISGQSTKDIAKQLAILPQGPTAPEGLSVLQLVKQGRYPYQSWLKQWSEHDEKVVWDSLRATGMEEFAERTVDSLSGGQRQRAWIAMTLAQETDVILLDEPTTYLDLTHQIEILDLLFELNEKENRTIIMVLHDLNLACRYAHHLVAIRDKQIYAQGKPEEVINCDLVKNVFDMNCQVTTDPLFGTPLCIPHGRGRCLVPNLEGLRA